The genome window GCCCCGTTTCGGGCGGTGAAGCATTTTTTCAGCCGGACGGAAAAGGCTTAATTCGAGCTGAGGCTCAGGATGGCTTCTTCGCGGGTGTCGAACAGCGGCCAGAGCGTTCCCAGTTTGATACTCTGGAGAATGTACTGCATGTTTTCACAGGCGTTGCAGAAGACAGCCTGTCCGCCTGACTGTTTCGCCTGTTGCAGGAGACGGGTAAGACAGCTGATGATGATCGAGTCCAGGTATTCCACGCGATTGAGATCGATGATCACATTGGAGATTTCAGGCGCGTTCAGCAAGGTCAGGATTTTATTGGATTCAATCTGGATGTTGTTATACAGGAACTGCAGGGCCGATCCCTGGGGAATTACAATCAGATTCGGGGCAATGACTTCAACCTCGAATATTTCATAGTTTTCAGACATGATTTGAGCTCAATCTCCACTGGCCCACTAACGATATAATAATTAAAAAAATCCAGAGAAGTGAATGTTCTATCATAGCCCATTCACTTTCCGGATTTCAATC of Gimesia sp. contains these proteins:
- a CDS encoding STAS domain-containing protein, producing MSENYEIFEVEVIAPNLIVIPQGSALQFLYNNIQIESNKILTLLNAPEISNVIIDLNRVEYLDSIIISCLTRLLQQAKQSGGQAVFCNACENMQYILQSIKLGTLWPLFDTREEAILSLSSN